A region from the Halosolutus gelatinilyticus genome encodes:
- a CDS encoding four-helix bundle copper-binding protein, whose translation MALQQIDHADDQMQRCIDNCLEAAQVCEWCADACLDEGEGMARCIRLCRDVADATTLHARWMARNSGYHRELAELCADLCEECAEECKQHDHDHCQACAEILPECAESCREMASA comes from the coding sequence ATGGCACTACAACAGATCGACCACGCGGACGATCAGATGCAGCGGTGTATCGACAACTGTCTCGAAGCGGCGCAGGTCTGCGAGTGGTGTGCGGACGCCTGCCTCGACGAGGGCGAGGGGATGGCCCGTTGCATTCGACTCTGCCGGGACGTCGCGGACGCGACGACGCTGCACGCCCGCTGGATGGCCCGAAACTCCGGGTATCACCGCGAACTGGCGGAACTCTGTGCCGACCTCTGCGAGGAGTGCGCCGAGGAGTGTAAGCAGCACGACCACGACCACTGTCAGGCCTGCGCGGAGATCCTGCCCGAGTGCGCCGAGAGCTGTCGCGAGATGGCGTCGGCCTGA
- a CDS encoding bifunctional nuclease family protein, with the protein MNATIDAVRVAGTPQGPVPVVVLAVEGEDDVVPIFIGFNEATSIARGLEADDIGRPLTHDLLLDVMEELGGRIDRVVVSEIERRTDGRGGTYIADLHVATPRGEEVIDARPSDSLALAARTNASIEMTEDVFENGRDDSEKFDELQDIRNVSGEL; encoded by the coding sequence ATGAACGCAACCATCGACGCGGTGCGCGTCGCGGGGACGCCGCAGGGTCCGGTGCCGGTCGTCGTGCTCGCGGTCGAGGGCGAAGACGACGTCGTCCCGATCTTCATCGGCTTCAACGAGGCGACCAGCATCGCTCGAGGGCTCGAGGCCGACGACATCGGCCGTCCGCTGACCCACGACCTCCTACTCGACGTGATGGAGGAACTCGGCGGCCGGATCGATCGGGTCGTCGTCAGCGAGATCGAACGCCGCACCGATGGTCGGGGCGGCACCTACATCGCCGATCTTCACGTGGCGACGCCCCGCGGCGAGGAGGTGATCGACGCCCGACCCAGCGACTCGCTCGCGCTGGCCGCCCGGACGAACGCGTCGATCGAGATGACCGAGGACGTCTTCGAGAACGGCCGAGACGACAGCGAGAAGTTCGACGAGTTGCAAGACATCCGCAACGTATCCGGTGAACTGTAA
- a CDS encoding formyltransferase family protein — translation MGITEPARVGFLTDSHLYSWQARAIERLQRDLDIEIPLVVSKSRDTDRDDEPRTTKKLVGLDDVKRICNSAWREKAWALVLAERTVAELLGDDRQLWRRVDVESIECFDGAEHVRCDPQTENGWTEFPEDVVTKVSERCDVAVRFGFGLIRGDILTAPEYGVLSFHPSDIRSYRGMGPPPIFYDERTTAGATLQRLNETIDGGQIVAYDEVYVGDCYTLWDVFDRIARLQISLLADGIDNLHDPSFEPKTVPDEELGDYHALSRRRELEFSGRIVMKNLSGRIRRRVRKTVEDGADGAFGGRYAE, via the coding sequence ATGGGGATAACCGAACCGGCGAGAGTCGGGTTTCTCACTGACTCACACCTCTACTCTTGGCAAGCGCGTGCGATCGAACGATTGCAGCGCGATCTGGACATCGAAATTCCGCTGGTCGTGAGTAAGTCCCGCGATACCGATCGCGACGACGAACCCCGGACGACGAAGAAACTCGTGGGCTTGGACGACGTGAAACGGATTTGCAACTCCGCGTGGCGCGAGAAAGCGTGGGCGCTCGTTCTCGCGGAGCGAACGGTCGCCGAGTTACTCGGCGATGATCGGCAACTCTGGCGCCGAGTCGACGTCGAGAGTATCGAGTGTTTCGACGGTGCCGAACACGTTCGCTGCGACCCCCAAACCGAGAACGGCTGGACCGAGTTCCCCGAGGACGTCGTTACGAAGGTGTCCGAGCGCTGCGACGTCGCGGTTCGGTTCGGCTTCGGCCTCATCCGGGGCGACATCCTGACCGCGCCGGAGTACGGCGTGTTGAGTTTCCACCCGAGCGACATCCGATCGTACCGCGGGATGGGGCCACCTCCTATCTTCTACGACGAACGGACTACCGCCGGCGCGACGCTGCAGCGATTGAACGAGACGATCGACGGCGGGCAAATCGTCGCGTACGACGAGGTGTACGTCGGCGATTGTTACACGTTATGGGACGTCTTTGATCGGATCGCCAGGCTGCAGATTAGTCTCTTGGCCGACGGGATCGACAACCTGCACGATCCGTCGTTCGAGCCGAAGACCGTTCCCGACGAGGAGTTAGGTGACTATCACGCGTTGAGCCGGCGACGGGAACTGGAATTCTCGGGGCGGATCGTGATGAAGAATCTCTCCGGTCGGATCCGGCGGCGAGTTAGAAAAACCGTTGAAGACGGGGCCGACGGTGCGTTCGGCGGACGATACGCCGAGTAA
- a CDS encoding DUF5518 domain-containing protein, whose amino-acid sequence MTNWRAVIIGFLVATVLGLFGLALPGIGHLAAGLIGGFVAGYLAGGGLGSGFWHGLLAGALGGILGGALVAIVVAIAGWGFGPGGGVLGGFAGFGIFAVAVVISVIMALESAIAGAVGGVLNPDRPDRADRSAPRY is encoded by the coding sequence ATGACCAACTGGCGTGCCGTCATCATCGGCTTTCTCGTCGCGACAGTGCTCGGACTATTCGGCCTCGCCCTGCCCGGCATCGGCCACCTCGCCGCGGGGCTGATCGGCGGCTTCGTCGCCGGTTACCTCGCGGGCGGCGGTCTCGGCAGCGGCTTCTGGCACGGGCTGTTAGCGGGCGCGCTCGGCGGCATCCTCGGCGGCGCCCTCGTCGCGATCGTCGTGGCGATCGCGGGCTGGGGATTCGGCCCTGGCGGCGGCGTCCTCGGGGGATTCGCCGGCTTCGGCATCTTCGCCGTGGCCGTGGTGATCTCGGTGATCATGGCCCTCGAGAGCGCGATCGCCGGCGCCGTCGGCGGCGTGCTCAACCCCGATCGGCCCGATCGGGCCGATCGGTCCGCGCCGCGGTACTAG
- a CDS encoding preprotein translocase subunit Sec61beta, whose amino-acid sequence MDRGQNTGGLMSSAGLVRYFDSEDSNAIRIDPKTVIAFGVMLGVLVQLLTIVS is encoded by the coding sequence ATGGACAGAGGACAGAACACCGGTGGGCTGATGTCGAGTGCCGGACTCGTCCGGTACTTCGACTCCGAAGACTCGAACGCGATCCGCATCGATCCGAAGACGGTCATCGCGTTCGGTGTGATGCTGGGCGTGCTGGTCCAGTTGCTGACGATCGTCTCCTAA
- the npdG gene encoding NADPH-dependent F420 reductase yields MRIALLGGTGDIGEGLALRFARDTDHEVLIGSRDPEKARAAVADYEADLEARGVDANVKGFANEMAADRADVVVLSVPPYYVGDTVEAIEDVLDEETVLVTPAVGMKGDEDGLHYHPPSAGSVTELVAQRAPDAVPVVGAFHNLAADVLANLDAEFDLDTLVVADDADAKATVRNLANEIEGLRVLDAGPLANAAEVESVTSLVINIAKYNDDMHDVGVKWL; encoded by the coding sequence ATGCGAATCGCGTTACTCGGCGGAACCGGCGACATCGGCGAAGGACTCGCGCTGCGCTTCGCGCGCGATACGGACCACGAGGTACTCATCGGCTCGCGCGATCCGGAGAAGGCCCGCGCCGCGGTCGCGGACTACGAGGCGGACCTCGAGGCGCGGGGCGTCGACGCGAACGTCAAGGGTTTCGCGAACGAGATGGCGGCCGATCGGGCCGACGTGGTCGTGCTCTCTGTCCCGCCGTACTACGTCGGCGACACGGTCGAGGCGATCGAAGACGTCCTCGACGAGGAGACGGTCCTCGTCACGCCCGCGGTCGGGATGAAAGGCGACGAGGACGGCCTCCACTACCACCCGCCGTCGGCGGGCAGCGTCACCGAACTGGTCGCCCAGCGCGCGCCCGACGCGGTGCCCGTCGTCGGCGCGTTCCACAACCTCGCGGCCGACGTCCTGGCGAATCTCGACGCCGAGTTCGACCTCGACACGCTCGTCGTCGCCGACGACGCGGACGCGAAAGCGACCGTTCGCAACCTCGCGAACGAGATCGAGGGTCTGCGTGTACTCGACGCCGGCCCGCTGGCCAACGCCGCCGAGGTCGAGAGCGTCACCTCGCTGGTCATCAACATCGCGAAGTACAACGACGACATGCACGACGTCGGCGTGAAGTGGCTCTAG
- the hisE gene encoding phosphoribosyl-ATP diphosphatase — MEDTLDELFAVIEDRKETLPEDSYTASLFTHAKGENAVLEKLGEETTELVLAAKDDDRDEIAYEAADIVYHLLVLLSMKGLELEDLERELEARR; from the coding sequence ATGGAGGACACCCTAGACGAGCTATTCGCCGTCATCGAAGATCGCAAGGAAACGCTGCCGGAGGACTCCTACACCGCGTCGCTTTTCACCCACGCCAAGGGCGAGAACGCAGTTCTCGAGAAACTCGGCGAGGAGACGACCGAACTCGTCCTCGCGGCGAAAGACGACGATCGCGACGAGATTGCCTACGAGGCCGCCGACATCGTCTACCACCTGCTCGTGCTCCTCTCGATGAAGGGACTGGAGCTCGAAGACCTCGAACGCGAACTCGAAGCGCGACGGTGA
- a CDS encoding DUF7556 family protein codes for MKPDLESIGDGLEGAAEVVGAIDEIEGRQHFVLADITCDDVWMTVPEDDAMSIDEWR; via the coding sequence ATGAAGCCCGACCTGGAGTCGATCGGGGACGGACTGGAGGGCGCGGCCGAAGTCGTTGGAGCGATCGACGAGATCGAGGGCCGACAGCACTTCGTACTTGCGGACATCACGTGCGACGACGTCTGGATGACGGTTCCGGAGGACGACGCCATGTCCATCGACGAATGGCGGTAA
- the pdxT gene encoding pyridoxal 5'-phosphate synthase glutaminase subunit PdxT → MSLVAGVVAVQGDVAEHAAAIDRAVAARGREVTVHEIRDAGTVPDCDLLAMPGGESTTISRLLRSEGIAPEIRDHVAADKPLLATCAGLIVASRDANDDRVDELGLVDVRVERNAFGRQADSFEAPLSVAGLADDEPYPAVFIRAPAIDAVGEAEVLATWDDRPVAVRDGPVVGTAFHPELTPDSRIHGLAFFENDEATVPAIEETD, encoded by the coding sequence ATGTCACTCGTAGCTGGCGTCGTCGCCGTCCAGGGCGACGTCGCGGAACACGCGGCCGCGATCGACCGGGCTGTCGCGGCCCGCGGTCGCGAGGTCACCGTCCACGAGATTCGAGACGCCGGAACCGTCCCCGACTGCGATCTGCTCGCGATGCCCGGCGGCGAGTCGACCACCATCTCGCGCCTACTCCGCAGCGAGGGGATCGCCCCCGAGATTCGGGACCACGTCGCCGCCGACAAGCCCCTCCTCGCGACGTGCGCCGGGCTGATCGTCGCCTCGCGCGACGCGAACGACGATCGAGTGGACGAACTCGGTCTCGTGGACGTGCGCGTCGAGCGCAACGCCTTCGGACGCCAGGCGGACAGCTTCGAGGCGCCGCTGTCGGTCGCCGGCCTCGCCGACGACGAGCCGTACCCGGCGGTGTTCATCCGGGCCCCGGCGATCGACGCGGTCGGCGAGGCGGAGGTGCTTGCCACGTGGGACGATCGGCCGGTCGCGGTCCGCGACGGCCCGGTCGTCGGCACCGCTTTCCACCCGGAACTCACGCCCGACAGCCGAATTCACGGCCTCGCGTTCTTCGAGAACGACGAGGCGACGGTGCCGGCGATCGAAGAGACGGACTGA
- a CDS encoding DUF7269 family protein produces MSRYRHAIIALLGLAFVALGLTLGLGSRPESGSDGPTVALVLLALAAIAVGIRKLRGTPDPNAGEAAAPWADEEFATPAPERTDREPPLSSDGLARVVDEAGAAARRAETVDEGVAVVRPVLRETLRDALVQGGRSRTAVEAAIDDGSWTDDPVAASVLSPTVDPPPRPLRDRLRTWLFPERTVRGRTRRTMAAVAEAAEGALPTVPGRTAPRTVPVLQPRLEELRRGAGGELQRAVDPNAVAGGPPVGRDDGAETDIDEAIDGGGTSGRSTDGTDGTEPESDEAIDRPDRSDRDPGVTPRE; encoded by the coding sequence GTGAGCCGGTACCGGCACGCGATCATCGCGCTCCTCGGGCTGGCGTTCGTCGCGCTCGGGCTGACGCTCGGCCTCGGGAGTCGGCCGGAGTCGGGGTCGGACGGCCCCACGGTCGCCCTCGTCCTGCTCGCGCTCGCGGCGATCGCCGTCGGAATCCGGAAGCTGCGGGGCACGCCCGATCCGAACGCGGGCGAGGCAGCCGCCCCCTGGGCCGACGAGGAGTTCGCGACGCCGGCGCCCGAACGGACCGATCGGGAACCGCCGCTCTCGAGCGACGGCCTGGCGAGGGTGGTCGACGAGGCCGGCGCGGCCGCCCGGCGGGCGGAAACGGTCGACGAAGGGGTCGCCGTCGTGCGGCCCGTCCTCCGGGAGACGCTGCGCGACGCGCTCGTCCAGGGCGGTCGGTCGCGGACCGCGGTCGAGGCGGCGATCGACGACGGGAGCTGGACGGACGACCCGGTCGCCGCGAGCGTCCTCTCGCCGACCGTCGACCCGCCGCCGCGGCCGCTTCGCGATCGGCTTCGGACGTGGCTGTTCCCGGAGCGGACGGTTCGCGGCCGAACCCGACGGACGATGGCCGCCGTCGCCGAGGCGGCCGAGGGGGCCCTGCCGACGGTGCCGGGGCGGACGGCTCCCCGAACGGTGCCGGTGCTTCAGCCTCGGCTCGAGGAGTTGCGACGCGGCGCCGGCGGCGAGTTACAGCGCGCCGTCGATCCGAACGCGGTCGCCGGCGGCCCGCCGGTCGGCCGCGACGACGGGGCCGAAACCGACATCGACGAGGCGATCGACGGCGGCGGGACGTCCGGTCGATCCACGGACGGGACGGACGGAACGGAACCCGAATCGGACGAGGCCATCGACCGTCCGGATCGATCGGACCGCGATCCGGGGGTGACCCCGCGTGAGTAG
- a CDS encoding thioredoxin family protein, with translation MTVTLKDFYADWCGPCKTQDPILEELEDDWEGRFEVEKINVDEQQDVANEYQVRSLPTLIIENDDGIIERFVGVTQREDIEDALESAGA, from the coding sequence ATGACTGTCACACTCAAGGACTTCTACGCTGACTGGTGTGGCCCCTGTAAGACCCAGGACCCGATCCTCGAGGAACTCGAGGACGACTGGGAGGGCCGATTTGAAGTCGAGAAGATCAACGTTGACGAACAGCAGGACGTCGCGAACGAGTATCAGGTGCGCTCGCTGCCGACGCTCATCATCGAGAACGACGACGGAATCATCGAGCGCTTCGTCGGCGTCACGCAGCGCGAAGACATCGAAGACGCGCTCGAATCGGCCGGCGCATAA
- a CDS encoding AAA family ATPase has protein sequence MDETASNATPDRAAETVRAVVERIEEAAVVERRVLHAMLSAVLARGHVLLEDVPGTGKTVTARVIAESMGLEFTRIQFTPDLLPADVTGSTIYDEHAGEFEFAKGPVFANVVLADEINRAPPKTQAALLEAMEERQVSADGTTYELPTPFVVIATQNPIEQEGTFRLPEAQRDRFSVKTSLGYPDVEGELGLLERRANRRSLAPSVDPIVTPDTVRTLQELTEDVTVDRKLRRYIVDLARATREDPRTETGVSPRGVQRVFEAARAAAIISGRSYAVPDDVKRLAQPTMAHRVVLTTEATVEGVGGGDIIRRARNVVDVPAVSPGADDAADETNGEPAAQARSAAETSGPQSETGTESEPAPGSNPEADGDRSDRDSPDRTDRRSDDRTGQRSGDRSKWDATDRPSGDAADRSEPPASGEPDGESSR, from the coding sequence ATGGACGAGACGGCGTCGAACGCCACGCCCGACCGGGCCGCCGAAACGGTCCGGGCCGTCGTCGAACGAATCGAGGAGGCCGCCGTCGTCGAGCGGCGGGTCCTCCACGCGATGCTGTCGGCCGTCCTCGCCCGCGGCCACGTCTTACTCGAGGACGTGCCGGGGACGGGGAAGACGGTCACCGCGCGGGTCATCGCCGAGTCGATGGGTCTGGAGTTTACCCGCATCCAATTCACCCCCGATCTGCTCCCGGCGGACGTGACCGGCTCGACGATCTACGACGAGCACGCCGGCGAGTTCGAGTTCGCGAAGGGCCCGGTGTTCGCGAACGTCGTGCTGGCCGACGAGATCAACCGCGCGCCGCCCAAGACGCAGGCCGCGCTGCTCGAAGCCATGGAGGAACGGCAGGTCAGCGCCGACGGGACGACCTACGAGCTGCCGACGCCGTTCGTCGTCATCGCGACCCAGAACCCGATCGAACAGGAGGGAACCTTCCGGCTCCCCGAAGCCCAACGCGATCGATTCAGCGTCAAGACGTCGCTTGGCTACCCCGACGTCGAGGGCGAGCTGGGGCTGCTCGAACGGCGCGCGAACCGCCGCTCGCTGGCGCCGAGCGTCGACCCGATCGTCACCCCCGACACCGTTCGCACCCTGCAGGAACTGACCGAGGACGTGACGGTCGATCGGAAACTCCGCCGGTACATCGTCGACCTCGCGCGTGCGACCCGGGAGGATCCGCGCACCGAAACCGGCGTCTCCCCGCGGGGCGTCCAGCGCGTCTTCGAGGCGGCGCGGGCGGCTGCGATCATCAGCGGCCGATCGTACGCGGTCCCGGACGACGTCAAGCGCCTCGCCCAGCCGACGATGGCTCACCGGGTCGTCCTCACGACCGAAGCCACCGTGGAGGGCGTTGGCGGCGGCGATATCATTCGGCGCGCGCGGAACGTCGTCGACGTTCCGGCGGTGTCGCCGGGCGCGGACGACGCGGCTGACGAGACGAACGGCGAGCCAGCTGCGCAAGCGCGATCGGCCGCCGAGACGAGCGGGCCGCAATCCGAAACCGGCACCGAGTCGGAACCCGCGCCCGGATCGAACCCGGAGGCCGACGGCGATCGATCGGACCGAGACTCGCCCGATCGAACGGACCGGCGATCGGACGACCGGACGGGCCAGCGGTCAGGCGATCGATCGAAGTGGGATGCGACCGATCGACCGAGCGGGGACGCGGCCGATCGGTCGGAGCCGCCCGCGTCGGGCGAACCGGACGGCGAGTCGAGTCGCTGA
- a CDS encoding DUF58 domain-containing protein, with translation MSRQRRWRGAIAATVALVVVGLVEGDGVLLLGAAIPLAYVASGSLSRVRPPEADELVATRTVSPTPAPPGRSVAVTLTVRNEGDRTFPDVRVVDGVPQDLAVLRGSPRAGTTLEPGDSIAVEYAVVARRGDYAFTSPQVRVRGLGASAVETARIPAAGDESLACRLDADAPPIERAGRGHVGQLTTDRPGDGIAFHSSREYHADDPASRINWRQYAKRGELATVNYERQVAATVLLVVDARRPNHAVAGRGRPTGVELAAYAATHALTDLLAHGHDVGVAIVGLEGDGPAGLYWLAPGGGRERRTRALNLFRLATDVVTPSTVRERNPGERLTRAEQREADRAGEQHRKLIELAPPDAQVALFSPLLDDVPTAGVETWRGAGLPVVVLSPDIVPENTVSGQHAAVRRRTRLARCQAAGARTFDWRRGTPLPLIIERAFAADAKLSGRLTASGSGGDR, from the coding sequence GTGAGTAGGCAGCGACGGTGGCGCGGGGCGATCGCGGCGACGGTCGCGCTCGTCGTCGTCGGGCTCGTCGAGGGGGACGGCGTTTTGCTGCTCGGCGCCGCGATCCCGCTCGCGTACGTGGCCTCCGGCTCGCTCTCGCGCGTGCGACCGCCCGAGGCTGACGAACTCGTCGCCACCCGGACGGTGTCGCCGACGCCCGCACCACCCGGCCGATCGGTCGCCGTCACGCTCACCGTGCGGAACGAGGGCGATCGGACGTTCCCGGACGTTCGGGTCGTCGACGGCGTCCCGCAGGATCTCGCCGTCCTCCGGGGGTCGCCCCGAGCGGGGACGACGCTCGAACCGGGTGACTCGATCGCCGTCGAGTACGCGGTCGTGGCCCGGCGCGGCGACTACGCCTTTACTTCGCCGCAGGTTCGAGTCCGCGGCCTCGGCGCGAGCGCCGTCGAGACGGCGCGGATTCCGGCCGCGGGGGACGAGTCGCTCGCCTGCCGACTCGACGCGGACGCGCCGCCGATCGAACGCGCGGGCCGCGGGCACGTCGGTCAGTTGACGACCGATCGGCCCGGCGACGGCATCGCGTTTCACTCCTCGCGCGAGTACCACGCGGACGATCCGGCGAGTCGGATCAACTGGCGCCAGTACGCGAAACGCGGCGAACTCGCGACGGTCAACTACGAGCGCCAGGTCGCCGCGACGGTGCTGTTGGTCGTCGACGCTCGACGTCCGAACCACGCCGTCGCCGGCCGGGGTCGACCGACCGGGGTCGAACTCGCGGCCTACGCGGCGACGCACGCCCTGACCGACCTGCTCGCCCACGGTCACGACGTCGGCGTCGCGATCGTCGGCCTCGAGGGCGACGGGCCGGCCGGCCTGTACTGGTTGGCGCCCGGCGGCGGCCGCGAGCGGCGAACCCGCGCGCTGAACCTGTTCCGGCTGGCGACCGACGTAGTGACGCCGTCGACGGTCCGCGAGCGCAATCCCGGCGAGCGACTGACGCGTGCGGAGCAACGCGAGGCGGACCGGGCCGGCGAACAGCACCGCAAGCTGATCGAACTCGCGCCGCCGGACGCGCAGGTCGCGCTGTTCAGCCCGCTGCTCGACGACGTTCCGACGGCGGGCGTCGAAACGTGGCGCGGCGCCGGATTGCCGGTCGTCGTGCTCTCGCCCGACATCGTTCCCGAGAATACCGTCAGCGGACAGCACGCGGCGGTCCGGCGCCGGACCCGGCTCGCCCGGTGTCAGGCGGCCGGCGCCCGCACGTTCGACTGGCGGCGCGGCACGCCGCTGCCGCTGATCATCGAGCGGGCCTTCGCCGCCGACGCGAAGCTGTCGGGGCGGCTGACGGCGAGCGGATCGGGAGGTGATCGGTAG
- a CDS encoding DUF4129 domain-containing protein produces MSDESAREGSAGSSVDYRQVSFVALAALALIVAAFFAPGVTDERSPSEIEPGEPDPGSDGGGGGSSGGEGGEGGDSIPSFDWFKFFDWFDGGGSGEPVDVGGESDECVVTLEGDRIPGSEVTANVYGRGEPITDVQVWFNDRSIGRTDELGRVTGEVPYVETLEIRVGTDGCTATEATSWASDDSTLNVRDRAPTAPAELTAPAATTSAIGAAAALLSQPATRTPSPSTSIVPFADAAARRPSAAAAIQTATEADESNSTVEYEVEGDVSIDVRGEPYPGETVAIDAAIEGVPMPQATVSVDGDPVAETDETGTATITVPDDGTDRLDVTVARGDFAGKVTVDVLVLEARIVPDGLAPVPGSDGHVAAVIDGDPVGNATVAVGGEERGRTDADGLFAIELPRDPTATVTVSTDSQTATVTLVGQYGALALVTSIVTGAAAAVTYRTHGRRGPVVVLGIAAGLLVVLVAEAFYGPIGGLVALGAAVAVGAAAVLVGGRGPQPRKPAVGDAAGGVVAWLVDRVLAAVGLLETLVDRCQRLAGAVRTRLSSVPRSVRELRLALFGRLRSLPERAIDLGRRGFARLRAVPIQSLVAVAGAVALLAAGFLVRGPVGVALVAAALAIGAVYVVRSGRTDEAVTDVDSGTVASPMASGDGPANEGDRPSFRELWRSFAREVAPGRWRTRTPGEIERAALDAGYPRESVRELTTLFREVEYGDRPLSEAVRARADEAYRELQREGSDSAGPASEEPVSTGATGATDGGDRP; encoded by the coding sequence GTGTCCGACGAGTCCGCACGCGAGGGGTCGGCCGGGAGCAGCGTCGACTACCGGCAGGTCTCGTTCGTGGCCCTCGCGGCGCTCGCGCTGATCGTCGCGGCCTTCTTCGCGCCGGGAGTGACCGACGAGCGATCGCCGTCTGAGATCGAACCGGGCGAGCCGGACCCCGGCAGCGACGGGGGTGGCGGCGGCAGTAGCGGCGGCGAGGGCGGCGAGGGCGGCGATTCGATCCCCTCGTTCGACTGGTTCAAGTTCTTCGACTGGTTCGACGGCGGCGGCAGCGGAGAACCCGTCGACGTGGGCGGCGAATCGGACGAGTGCGTCGTTACGCTGGAGGGCGATCGGATCCCCGGGAGCGAGGTCACGGCGAACGTCTACGGCCGCGGCGAGCCGATCACGGACGTCCAGGTCTGGTTCAACGACCGATCGATCGGCCGAACCGACGAGCTGGGTCGGGTGACCGGCGAGGTACCGTACGTCGAGACGCTCGAGATCCGGGTCGGCACCGACGGCTGCACGGCGACCGAAGCCACGTCGTGGGCGAGCGACGACTCGACGCTGAACGTCCGCGATCGCGCGCCGACGGCTCCGGCGGAACTGACGGCGCCCGCGGCGACGACGTCCGCGATCGGCGCTGCGGCGGCGCTCCTGTCGCAACCGGCAACGAGGACCCCCTCGCCATCGACGAGCATCGTTCCGTTCGCGGACGCGGCGGCGCGACGACCGTCGGCCGCGGCCGCGATCCAGACCGCGACCGAGGCTGACGAGTCGAACAGCACCGTCGAGTACGAGGTCGAGGGCGACGTCTCGATCGACGTTCGCGGCGAGCCCTACCCCGGCGAGACGGTAGCGATCGACGCCGCCATCGAGGGGGTACCGATGCCGCAGGCGACCGTCTCGGTCGACGGCGACCCGGTCGCCGAAACCGACGAAACCGGAACGGCGACGATCACCGTCCCGGACGACGGCACCGATCGACTCGACGTCACCGTCGCCCGCGGGGACTTCGCGGGCAAGGTGACCGTCGACGTCCTGGTGCTCGAAGCGCGGATCGTGCCGGACGGTCTCGCGCCCGTTCCCGGCAGCGACGGCCACGTCGCCGCCGTGATCGACGGCGATCCCGTCGGGAACGCCACGGTCGCCGTCGGGGGCGAAGAGCGGGGGCGGACCGACGCCGATGGCCTGTTCGCGATCGAACTCCCCCGCGATCCGACGGCGACGGTGACCGTCAGCACGGACTCGCAGACCGCCACCGTGACGCTCGTCGGACAGTACGGCGCGCTCGCGCTCGTCACCTCGATCGTCACCGGGGCCGCGGCCGCCGTCACCTATCGAACCCACGGACGGCGCGGACCGGTCGTCGTCCTCGGGATCGCGGCTGGACTGCTCGTCGTCCTCGTCGCCGAGGCGTTCTACGGTCCGATCGGCGGCCTCGTCGCGCTCGGCGCCGCGGTCGCCGTCGGCGCGGCGGCCGTGCTGGTCGGCGGACGTGGACCCCAGCCTCGCAAACCCGCAGTGGGCGACGCCGCCGGCGGCGTCGTCGCGTGGCTCGTGGATCGAGTGCTCGCGGCGGTCGGACTGCTCGAGACGCTGGTCGATCGATGTCAGCGGCTCGCCGGCGCGGTTCGAACGCGGCTCTCGTCGGTCCCGCGGTCGGTTCGGGAGCTCCGCCTCGCGCTGTTCGGCCGGCTTCGATCGCTCCCGGAGCGGGCGATCGACCTCGGACGGCGCGGTTTCGCGAGGCTTCGCGCCGTCCCGATTCAGTCCCTCGTCGCCGTCGCCGGAGCCGTCGCGCTCCTCGCCGCCGGCTTCCTCGTCCGCGGCCCGGTCGGCGTCGCCCTCGTCGCCGCTGCGCTGGCGATCGGCGCCGTCTACGTCGTCCGATCGGGCAGGACGGACGAGGCGGTGACGGACGTCGACTCCGGGACGGTCGCGTCGCCGATGGCGAGCGGCGACGGACCCGCCAACGAAGGCGATCGTCCCTCGTTCCGGGAGTTGTGGCGATCGTTCGCGCGGGAGGTCGCGCCGGGGCGGTGGCGGACGCGAACGCCCGGCGAGATCGAACGCGCGGCGCTCGACGCCGGCTACCCTCGCGAGTCGGTCCGGGAACTGACGACGCTCTTTCGCGAGGTCGAGTACGGCGATCGACCCCTCTCCGAGGCGGTTCGGGCGCGTGCCGACGAGGCCTACCGGGAGCTCCAGCGGGAGGGATCGGATTCGGCGGGGCCGGCCAGCGAGGAGCCCGTCTCGACCGGCGCGACCGGCGCAACCGACGGCGGTGATCGACCGTGA